In Dryobates pubescens isolate bDryPub1 chromosome 15, bDryPub1.pri, whole genome shotgun sequence, the following proteins share a genomic window:
- the TMEM184B gene encoding transmembrane protein 184B isoform X1: MIVMTDITAAPRLGLTATPPAVAPNFSWMPEDGSPTAVEEPIFLMTTAAQAISGFFVWTALLITCHQIYMHLRCYSCPNEQRYIVRILFIVPIYAFDSWLSLLFFTNDQYYVYFGTVRDCYEAFVIYNFLSLCYEYLGGESSIMSEIRGKPIESSCVYGTCCLWGKTYSIGFLRFCKQATLQFCVVKPLMAISTVILQAFGKYQDGDFDVTSGYLYVTIIYNISVSLALYALFLFYFATRELLSPYSPVLKFFMVKSVIFLSFWQGMLLAILEKCGAIPKIHSANVSVGEGTVAAGYQDFIICVEMFFAAIALRHAFTYKVYVDKRLDAQAVPSYGPYGRCAPMKSISSSLKETMNPHDIVQDAIHNFSPAYQQYTQQSTLEQGPPWRNGSHVISRSHSCSGARDNEKTLLLSSDDEF; the protein is encoded by the exons ATGATAGTGATGACTGACATCACTGCAGCCCCCAGGTTGGGGTTAACTGCCACCCCTCCAGCTGTGGCTCCCAACTTTTCCTGGATGCCAGAGGATGGCAGCCCCACGGCTGTGGAGGAGCCGATATTCCTCATGACCACCGCTGCTCAGGCCATCTCAGGTTTCTTTGTATGGACAGCTTTGCTCATCACCTGCCATCAG ATCTACATGCATCTTCGCTGCTATAGCTGCCCAAACGAGCAGCGCTACATTGTTCGGATCCTCTTCATTGTGCCCATTTACGCCTTTGACTCAtggctcagcctcctgttcttcACCAATGACCAGTACTATGTTTACTTTGGCACAGTGAGGGACTGCTACGAAG CCTTTGTAATATACAACTTTCTGAGCCTCTGCTATGAGTACTTGGGAGGGGAGAGCTCCATCATGTCTGAGATCAGAGGGAAACCAATTGA GTCCAGCTGTGTGTATGGGACTTGCTGCCTGTGGGGAAAGACTTACTCGATTGGATTCCTGAGGTTCTGCAAACAG GCTACCCTGCAGTTCTGTGTGGTGAAGCCCCTCATGGCGATCAGCACAGTCATCCTTCAGGCCTTTGGCAAGTACCAGGATGGTGACTTTGA TGTAACCAGCGGCTACCTCTATGTGACGATCATTTACAACATCTCTGTCAGCCTGGCACTCTATGCCCTCTTCCTTTTCTACTTCGCCACAcgggagctgctcagcccctATAGCCCAGTCCTCAAGTTCTTCATGGTGAAGTCTGTAATCTTCCTGTCCTTCTGGCAAG GAATGCTGTTGGCCATCCTGGAAAAGTGTGGTGCCATCCCCAAAATCCACTCTGCCAACGTGTCTGTGGGTGAAGGCACCGTAGCTGCTGGCTATCAGGACTTCATCATCTGTGTGGAGATGTTCTTTGCAGCCATCGCCCTGCGCCACGCCTTCACATACAAGGTGTATGTGGACAAGAGACTTGATGCCCAAG ctgttcCATCATACGGGCCATACG GCCGCTGCGCTCCCATGAagagcatctccagcagcctcaaggAGACCATGAATCCCCACGACATCGTCCAAGACGCGATCCACAACTTCTCGCCGGCCTACCAGCAGTACACGCAGCAGTCGACGCTGGAGCAGGGCCCGCCCTGGCGCAACGGCAGCCACGTTATCTCGCGCTCCCACAGCTGCTCGGGGGCCCGGGACAACGAGAagactctgctgctgagctcggACGACGAGTTCTAG
- the TMEM184B gene encoding transmembrane protein 184B isoform X2: MIVMTDITAAPRLGLTATPPAVAPNFSWMPEDGSPTAVEEPIFLMTTAAQAISGFFVWTALLITCHQIYMHLRCYSCPNEQRYIVRILFIVPIYAFDSWLSLLFFTNDQYYVYFGTVRDCYEAFVIYNFLSLCYEYLGGESSIMSEIRGKPIESSCVYGTCCLWGKTYSIGFLRFCKQATLQFCVVKPLMAISTVILQAFGKYQDGDFDVTSGYLYVTIIYNISVSLALYALFLFYFATRELLSPYSPVLKFFMVKSVIFLSFWQGMLLAILEKCGAIPKIHSANVSVGEGTVAAGYQDFIICVEMFFAAIALRHAFTYKVYVDKRLDAQGRCAPMKSISSSLKETMNPHDIVQDAIHNFSPAYQQYTQQSTLEQGPPWRNGSHVISRSHSCSGARDNEKTLLLSSDDEF; encoded by the exons ATGATAGTGATGACTGACATCACTGCAGCCCCCAGGTTGGGGTTAACTGCCACCCCTCCAGCTGTGGCTCCCAACTTTTCCTGGATGCCAGAGGATGGCAGCCCCACGGCTGTGGAGGAGCCGATATTCCTCATGACCACCGCTGCTCAGGCCATCTCAGGTTTCTTTGTATGGACAGCTTTGCTCATCACCTGCCATCAG ATCTACATGCATCTTCGCTGCTATAGCTGCCCAAACGAGCAGCGCTACATTGTTCGGATCCTCTTCATTGTGCCCATTTACGCCTTTGACTCAtggctcagcctcctgttcttcACCAATGACCAGTACTATGTTTACTTTGGCACAGTGAGGGACTGCTACGAAG CCTTTGTAATATACAACTTTCTGAGCCTCTGCTATGAGTACTTGGGAGGGGAGAGCTCCATCATGTCTGAGATCAGAGGGAAACCAATTGA GTCCAGCTGTGTGTATGGGACTTGCTGCCTGTGGGGAAAGACTTACTCGATTGGATTCCTGAGGTTCTGCAAACAG GCTACCCTGCAGTTCTGTGTGGTGAAGCCCCTCATGGCGATCAGCACAGTCATCCTTCAGGCCTTTGGCAAGTACCAGGATGGTGACTTTGA TGTAACCAGCGGCTACCTCTATGTGACGATCATTTACAACATCTCTGTCAGCCTGGCACTCTATGCCCTCTTCCTTTTCTACTTCGCCACAcgggagctgctcagcccctATAGCCCAGTCCTCAAGTTCTTCATGGTGAAGTCTGTAATCTTCCTGTCCTTCTGGCAAG GAATGCTGTTGGCCATCCTGGAAAAGTGTGGTGCCATCCCCAAAATCCACTCTGCCAACGTGTCTGTGGGTGAAGGCACCGTAGCTGCTGGCTATCAGGACTTCATCATCTGTGTGGAGATGTTCTTTGCAGCCATCGCCCTGCGCCACGCCTTCACATACAAGGTGTATGTGGACAAGAGACTTGATGCCCAAG GCCGCTGCGCTCCCATGAagagcatctccagcagcctcaaggAGACCATGAATCCCCACGACATCGTCCAAGACGCGATCCACAACTTCTCGCCGGCCTACCAGCAGTACACGCAGCAGTCGACGCTGGAGCAGGGCCCGCCCTGGCGCAACGGCAGCCACGTTATCTCGCGCTCCCACAGCTGCTCGGGGGCCCGGGACAACGAGAagactctgctgctgagctcggACGACGAGTTCTAG